A window of Lacibacter sediminis contains these coding sequences:
- a CDS encoding four helix bundle protein — protein sequence MQNYKDLKVWDKAHGFTLRIYEVTKTFPKEEIYSLTNQVRRAAASIPANIAEGCGKNSKLDFANFLNIALGSSNESEYYLLLSRDLKYLKEEDYSELLKTINKIKAMLIALITKVRG from the coding sequence ATGCAGAACTATAAAGATTTAAAAGTTTGGGACAAGGCTCATGGGTTCACACTTAGAATCTATGAAGTGACGAAGACCTTTCCTAAAGAGGAGATTTATAGTTTAACAAATCAAGTAAGAAGAGCAGCGGCTTCAATCCCGGCAAATATTGCAGAAGGATGTGGCAAAAACTCAAAACTTGATTTTGCAAACTTTCTGAATATTGCTCTCGGCTCATCCAATGAATCGGAATACTATTTACTTCTATCCAGAGATTTAAAGTATTTGAAAGAAGAAGATTATTCTGAGTTGCTGAAAACCATAAACAAAATAAAAGCTATGTTAATAGCATTAATAACAAAAGTTAGAGGCTAA